From Micropterus dolomieu isolate WLL.071019.BEF.003 ecotype Adirondacks linkage group LG06, ASM2129224v1, whole genome shotgun sequence:
ACTGCAATGGCTGAAAAATAGTGTAGTGTAATCTTGCAACCCCTCCGATTTATCTTGTGGCCCCTTAGTGGGTCCCCAACCCCCGTTTGGAAACCACTGGAATAAATTAATAACTTGTATCCTGATATATCAGCTTGGACAGAAGTCCTCAGGGTCCAGACAAACACTGGTTTACTATCTTCACCAAGTAGTAAATTATAGTCACTCTACATCCCAGCTGTATTCTATAGAGAAATGGTTAGACTGAAAACTAGTGGGCAGAGGCTGAAAACCACCAGGATACAGCACAGTAAAATTTGACTTTTTCAAGACTTGAGATAATGtgatctgctgctgttgcaaaAATCTCTACAATCATTGGCTTCTTTTTGGCAATTAAAAATTTAGCAGCAAGTACAACAAACAACATTACAAAAGCACAGAATGTGAAGGGGGGgaatcacataaaaaaaaaacattagctaTTAAGGGTGGGGTTAAGGGTTTTATTGCTGGCTCCATTAAGGTTCATTCAGTAGAGGAGATAAAGCAACACTGCCTGTAACCCATTACAGGCAGATACAAAACCACATCCTGTGTGAATCCCACATCTTTATCTTTATCCAGTAAAATTCCTCTTCTTCTCTATTAACCTTTCCCTTACATGATCATGAGTTCTTCAGACAAACTCACACCGTTCTTGGCTGCATAAAATCAAAACTTAGAtttcaaaagttacataatTTTATGTTTCTTGCATTtaacaaaacaggaaaattTACAGCAATCACACTCTTCCTTGTCAAGGGAAAATAGTAATTGAAGGTTCAATTGCAGATTTACACTACAGTTTATCTTCTACAGCTAGACCGATAAATTAATCAGGTAGATACACTGGCCAATATTAGCTTATCGCTGATATATCAGTATCAAATAAATACCAATAACAAACTGTCAAAGAGTCAGTTTAAtgtcatttagaaacagtgtctATTACGTGGTTTGTCtaccagagagcactgacaagtttAATTTTCATCTGTAAGACAGTTATTTAAAAGGGATTTGTTACGTGtttttgaataaatataaaaaaattggGCAATATATTCTTTAGCGCTGCAACCAACAATTATTTTCGTTGTCGATTaatctgtcttttattttatggaTTCATTGATTTGTTCTTTGGTCCATAACATGtaaaaaacatgtgaaatatgTCGGTTAGTGTTTCCCAAAGTCCCAAATGTCTTGTCTTGTaaatagttggcgattaatttaatagttgacaactaatcgattcaTTGTTGTAACtctatattgttattgttttttacaACTCTAAAATATCGTTTAGCTATATCAGCCTTAAGAACCCTGTTTAGGTCAGGCTCTAATGTCTACATTTCCAAATTTAACCAGAAATAAATGACACTAGCTTGCTGGTGCATGAAGCCATATTTTTGATTGAtaggaaatgagaaaaaaaaaaaaaagcatagcTAACACGGCAGCCTAGTGGAGTTAAAAGATAATGTAGAACACTGACATTCTGTTGTCACATGGTGGAGCAGTTGATTTACAATCATCTCACCAGTGGCTCCCCCACACAATCAGGCTCATTTCTATACCACCCTTTTCTAAAATCCTAAGTGTATTCACCCGCGATCAATCTGTGCAGGAAGCTCTGTAAACACATCTAAAGGAGGAATGGATGTACATACGACTCGATCCCTAGAGGAAAATCCTGGCTCATGGCTACGGTTGCTTTGAAGTTCTTCTTGCTTTCCTTACACACAAGCTCTCTCCCAAGATGAGGGGGCCTGAAGGTGagaagagacacagaaacacaccaaGACGTTGTAACTGCCCTGGTAAAATATCTGCTCATTACAAAGACTGATGAAATGGTAGAATATAATGAGATGCTTACTTTCCGTGCTCTGCCGTGATGTACTCTTCCCAAGTAATTGTGTTGGGCGCTGGCGCTGTGAGGGACAGCCTTCTCACAGGCTGGGGACAAGAAAATATCAGTCAGTGGCATACTCGCAGTCCTCTGGGTAGCGTTACCATTAACTATTGGTAGATAAAGTCAGAACATtgaattctttctttctcacctcAAAATTTTGTTCACTGATGCTGCCTCCTTTACTCAAGCTCTCCATGATGGCTTTGTTCCTCAAGATGTCCTCCTCACTTAGGTGTTCTCGCCGTTTCCGTGACTCTAACATCAGACCATTCACTGCATAGAAGTCAGCCAGGAAGTTTCCAACCCTCTCCTTTACAGAAACCAAGCAGACGTCGGTGTTGATTCACGAGTTAACCCAGCTGATTTCTTACAGTGTGACAAGGTGCAGCCTGATGGCGGGACTTTTCACTTATCCCTTTGCAAGAAAACCTCTGTTGAAGTTTATAAAACCACTGGTCAAAGTAATTAGGTACACAGGTCTTTCAGAATCATGGtgcaacaaaacatttcaaacctATGATGGATATATTATTTGCATTAGGGAACTCATAGACCATAGGTTCCCACCCGGGGGTTTTGGACCCTCCAAGGGGTCACGAGATAAACCTGAGGGGTTGAGAGATGATTTACACattagcaaaaacaaaacatatatacaataaaaaaaaattcctaAACTTTCTCTAATCTCTGATGGTTTCTTGTGAAATCTGGACACTTATACCTCTTCAGGGATAGGTAAAAttattcaaatcaaataatCTTAGAGACACCTTTATGACCTGCTTACATGCAATGTTTTAATATATAACCCTTTATTAATGTTTCCCGCTGTTTGccttcattttaaattcaacTATGCCtcagtttacatttacataaatcACACATTCAAAAAAAGAGCTCATGTGAatatataaaactttttttttttatttccacattcTTCTTTTATGTTGTTGAATGTGTAATTTTAAGTTCTGCAACGTGTTAATAATGCTTTGTACCCCTTAAGCTTACCGTTTTATCTTCTCTGAACACCCAGCCAATCTGACTACGAGAGAAAGAAATGGACTTGGTGGACAGAGTTGCAGAGTAGACGTCACTGCTCATCAGAATATCCACCTCTTCTTCGGTCTCCATCTCTGACTCCTTGGAGGAGTACGACAATGACAGTCAGGCTTTTGCTATTCATTTTAAACCCGCTCATGACACAATGTTAAACGGAGGTCTGGTCCTCCCACTCACTCACCTCATGGTGTATTCTTTGGTACACTTTTGCTTCATTGTCCACAACCACAAAGGACTGGGAGGGTGTAGCCTCACCGTTAAAAATGAAGCTAAGATCGCCGCGCTGACACTTCATATCAGTGAAGTCTATGAGAGTGGTGTCAAGTCTAAAtcaaaagagaggagagggaggtgtATGAAGATTGTTACGCCCTACTTTCTTGATCTAAAAGAAGTGCTCGACCTGGTTATCAGCTATTTGCTGCTTTAAACACTGAATTACATTCTCTCATAGGTACAGGAACAGCCTTAACCtaatacaatataattttaCCTGATATTAATTCCCTGCTTATAGATTTTACAGGCATCAGATGGAAGCATTCGGGACAGCAAAGGCACTAAAACACAGAAGAGAGTGTGAATAAATTCAACTgacaacagaagaaaaacactgatttATCTTTAATAAAATCCCTCAGTAAAGCAACAAGCGAACCATCCAGCAGTAACTTGGAACAACTCAAAGCAAagtgattttaaattaaagctggTCTTATCAATAATGCTGCTGTATCACTTGAGAGTATGACGTTATGAAAACTCACCCCAGCTCTGAAAGTCCCAATGCAGCTCCAGATAAAAGTCACCAAGCTACAGAGAAGATACAAATGTCTCATTAAAGAATTTAACGGATTTATTATATACTAATTAAAGGATTTAACTGATATATTATAATATCAGACGAAAAGTATAGTACAGCAGAGACTTCACGTTATGCATTTCTGCAATTAGTATGCATCCTCAGGAAATAGTCACTTATGCAAATCAAAGCCTGCTGAGATTTTGAAAATTCAAATGGCGTGAAAGTTCAGTGACGCAGAACAATAGCAGCTGCAAACTTCAGTTTGGCGTGGCAGCGGCATCTCAGGAAGTCAAGCCAGTGTGATCCTCACCTCCCTGAGAGCTCTCAGTAATTTTGGCCTCTTATCCTCCACACTCTCCCTGGACTGCTGCTTTAACTTCCGCAGTATTGCTGTGACTGAGGAAAGGATGAGAAGGAAAAGTTACACAAATGTACACCTGAAGGTCACCTGGAACACCCAAAAAGCATGAGGTTTAATTTTCTACATATCCTTTGAGTATAGCCACgctaaaaaaagaaacaccGTTACTGGCAGATCTTAGTTTATCACAGATATATTGGTATTAGGGCTGGGCCAGTAAACGATGCCATCGCCGATGGCTGCAGACATCACAATGTTGAGCCGTCATCGTGGTTGTACCTTTTTCCGGATTTTTTCCAACCACGATCCGTTTTCATTGCAGCAGGTGCGCTGCATGCCGGCTTGTTAATGACTTAACCTATCAAGGTTTTTGGCGCTAGCACTGAACCAGAGACCTTCTAGTTCCACCTGTATAGCCATTTGTCCACTGCTCCACCAGAGTTTGTGAAATATACAGTTAAATGTAGGGCTGCATTGA
This genomic window contains:
- the LOC123972401 gene encoding ankyrin repeat domain-containing protein 13C-like, with translation MTGEKIRTMRKDHNKPNKNEEIMETYDETSKETIPNGTGNHLKSNKAFQKSVKTSVLQQQQQLNANNINGNSSSIGTIVNDNNKNPIILTNEDLDFPVHECVFKADVRRLSSLIRTHSISQKDVHGNTPLHLAVMLGHKECALLLLAHNAPVKIKNAQGWSPLAEAISYGDRQMITAILRKLKQQSRESVEDKRPKLLRALRELGDFYLELHWDFQSWVPLLSRMLPSDACKIYKQGINIRLDTTLIDFTDMKCQRGDLSFIFNGEATPSQSFVVVDNEAKVYQRIHHEESEMETEEEVDILMSSDVYSATLSTKSISFSRSQIGWVFREDKTERVGNFLADFYAVNGLMLESRKRREHLSEEDILRNKAIMESLSKGGSISEQNFEPVRRLSLTAPAPNTITWEEYITAEHGKPPHLGRELVCKESKKNFKATVAMSQDFPLGIESLLNVLEVIAPFKHFNKLREFVQMKLPPGFPVKLDIPVFPTITATVTFQEFRYDEFEESIFCIPTEYKEDPSRFPDL